AGAACTGGACCAAGATAATCAGCATCGTCGACGAGAAACAGCACGTCGTCAAGCTGATACTGGTGATGAAGCTCGGCCAGAAACCACCGCGTCGTCTGTTTCGTTGCTGTCGGAAAGAGGCTGAGGTGGAGAATTTCGTTCGTTTTGGGATCGACAGCGCCGTACAGCCAAAATTTCTGGCCATGGAGGCGGATCATCTTTTCGTCAACCGCGAGGTGATCCGCGGTCACCGTCGAGATCGGCTGTAGGTCGGCCTTGTGAACCCACTCGTGGATCGAGACATGACTGCGCTGGGCTCCCAACTCATCGAGAAACTGACTGGCATCCCGAAGTGATATACCTGCCAGATGACACCGGATGCCCACTTGAATCGCCCACTCGGGAGTCCGCTGGCGCTCCACAAATGACAAGTCGATCCACTCGATACACCCACTGAGGCGGTCGAATTCGGACATAGACACTCAGAACTCGTCCGCCTCATTCTCTAACTTAACGCGACCGACCGCATAGGCAAAATATTTAAATTGGATGGCTTTAGTGTTCCCAACGGCCTTCAGGTTCAGATAGACAGAATACAAAAATAGGTTCATGCG
Above is a window of Haloarcula halophila DNA encoding:
- a CDS encoding IS6 family transposase: MSEFDRLSGCIEWIDLSFVERQRTPEWAIQVGIRCHLAGISLRDASQFLDELGAQRSHVSIHEWVHKADLQPISTVTADHLAVDEKMIRLHGQKFWLYGAVDPKTNEILHLSLFPTATKQTTRWFLAELHHQYQLDDVLFLVDDADYLGPVLAEDGYRLQTLAHGNRNAIKRVFWEIERRTSSFANSFSHVELETAQEWLEAFAVHHNSRQT